In one window of Microplitis demolitor isolate Queensland-Clemson2020A chromosome 4, iyMicDemo2.1a, whole genome shotgun sequence DNA:
- the LOC103571490 gene encoding major facilitator superfamily domain-containing protein 1 produces MEGGIIETPDTTISASSYDDESLKVCCHPRGRLWRFSGLALMCLLGFGSYFCYDNPGALQDNFKSDLGLSTSKFVLLYSIYSWPNVILCFIGGFLLDSVFGIRLGTIIYMGLALAGQIIFATGAMIDKFWLMMLGRLVFGIGAESLAVAQNSYAVLWFKGKELNMVFGLQLSFARVGSTVNFLVMEPIYNYVAKEYSGPECIGIVLFLASLTCVFSMICACLLGLMDKRTETLLRRGHGEEPEVVRLTDVKDFKGIFWLIVVICIAYYVAIFPFIALGKVYFERKYQYDPVAANTVNSLVYSISAIASPLFGFVVDKTGKNVLWVFISITGTITAHGLLAFTNVDPYICMITMGLSYSMLASSLWPLIALVIPEYQLGTAYGIAQAVQNLGLAVVSILAGIIVDKGGYFMLEMFFLGWLWISLITSTLIWISDSSKTGGYLNMTPKQREIYEANRPSINTVEREKLLSASSTSDLTADDLLQPQSDITIRNRYLSRIGPILPTQAKATAYRALR; encoded by the exons ATGGAAGGCGGAATAATAGAAACTCCAGACACTACTATCAGTGCATCTAGTTATGATGATGAATCTTTGAAGGTTTGTTGTCATCCTCGAGGACGACTATGGAGATTTTCTGGTCTAGCCCTTATGTGTCTTCTTGGTTTTg ggTCATATTTTTGTTATGACAATCCTGGAGCGTtacaagataattttaaaagtgatttaGGTTTATCAACtagtaaatttgttttactATACTCAATTTATTCGTGGCCAAACGTTATTCTTTGTTTTATTGGAGGATTTCTTCTCGATAGTGTCTTTGGTATAAGATTGGGAACAATTATATACATGGGATTAGCGTTAGCaggacaaataatttttgcaacAGGTGctatgattgataaattttggCTCATGATGCTTGGTAGACTTGTCTTTGG aattGGTGCTGAATCTTTGGCAGTTGCTCAAAACAGTTATGCAGTTCTTTGGTTTAAAGggaaagaattaaatatggtaTTTGGATTACAATTGAGTTTTGCTCGTGTAGGATCAACGGTTAACTTTTTAGTAATGGAACCTATATATAACTATGTTGCTAAAGAATATTCTGGACCGGAATGTATCGgtattgttttatttcttgCATCTTTGACATGTGTGTTTTCTATGATTTGTGCTTGTTTACTTGGTCTGATGGATAAACGTACAGAAACATTATTACGTAGAGGTCACGGTGAAGAACCAGAAGTTGTAAGATTAACAGATGTTAAAGATTTTAAAGGGATATTTTGGCTAATTGTTGTTATTTGCATTGCATATTATGTGGCAATATTTCCATTTATTGCATTAGGAAA agtgtACTTTGAGAGAAAGTATCAATATGATCCAGTAGCTGCCAATACTGTAAACTCATTAGTATATTCTATTTCAGCTATAGCATCACCACTGTTTGGTTTTGTAGTTGATAAAACAGGAAAAAATGTTCTTTGGGTATTTATTAGTATCACTGGAACGATAACAGCACATGGACTGTTAGCATTTACAAATGTTGAtccatatatttgtatgaTAACTATGGGACTATCTTATTCTATGTTGGCCAGTAGTCTCTGGCCACTTATCGCACTTGTTATTCCGGAATATCAATTAGGAACCGCCTATGGGAT tgctCAAGCTGTTCAAAATTTGGGATTAGCTGTTGTTTCCATTTTAGCTGGAATAATTGTCGATAAAGGCGGATATTTCATGTTGGAAATGTTTTTCCTTGGTTGGCTATGGA tttcaTTAATTACAAGCACATTGATATGGATATCAGATTCATCGAAAACTGGTGGTTATTTGAATATGACACCAAAACAACGAGAAATTTACGAAGCAAATCGTCCTTCTATAAATACTGTAGAgcgagaaaaattattatctgcGAGTTCAACATCAGATTTAACTGCTGATGACTTACTACAGCCACAGTCTGATATTACTATTAGGAATCGTTATTTATCCCGTATTGGACCAATA ctGCCAACCCAAGCAAAAGCAACAGCATACCGTGCACTCCgatga
- the LOC103571489 gene encoding ATP-dependent RNA helicase DHX33, giving the protein MGVHDNADSKYSVINGTNFLKFTPKKPTLVNFGETSSNKVLENETNQKDKILNDKSNINVQQQRKSLPVYKLRERLLEEIRKYNSVIIIGETGSGKTTQIPQLLLHSGIVGTSGCIGITQPRRVAAVSVAHRVAQEQAVGIGKLVGYCVRFEDVTSSQTRIKFLTDGMMVREAMTDEDLSDYSVIILDEVHERSVSTDVLLGVARRAQNIRKHKGLPPLKLIIMSATMDVDKFEKYYKAPVIYLEGRQYPIKMFHAIKSQDEYAFSALVTAFQIHREAPANEDILIFLTGQEEIEAAVVAARQVAKELNGKGYPNLKVFPLYSALPTNQQLEAFKSSVIGTRKLVLSTNVAETSVTISGIRHIIDTGVVKIRTHHPTTGLDILKIEKVSKAQAWQRTGRAGRECAGKCYRTYTKEEFAEMREMPIPEIQRCSLVGVALQLLAIGIDITTFDFMDKPPKEAIDVAISCLEKLGAVKGYPPHLTTLGRTMSLFPLDPRFTKVLLASVEHQCLDEALTVIALLSGESVFTEPPAKRDQALAARLKFASPEGDHITMLNVFKNYTNEVKKKVWCQDNYLHHRNLEYAIEIRAQLSRLTERANLEKSTCGSNTELLRKALLDGLNENLAELQRDNTYVTLATRQPVTIHPSSTLYTSKPPLVLFTEVVATGKCYIRNLSIIESSWLNAKVVSDK; this is encoded by the exons atGGGTGTCCATGATAACGCAGATTCAAAATATAGTGTAATTAAtggtacaaattttttaaaatttacaccaAAAAAACcaacacttgtaaattttggaGAAACGTCGAGTAATAAAGTATTAGAAAATGAGACAAATCAAAAAgataagattttaaatgataaaagtaatataaatGTACAACAACAACGAAAATCTTTGCCTGTTTATAAACTGCGCGAAag ATTGTTGGAAGAAATACGCAAATACAATAGTGTGATTATTATCGGGGAAACTGGAAGTGGAAAGACAACGCAGATACCTCAACTTTTATTGCATAGTGGTATTGTTGGTACATCTGGATGTATTGGAATTACTCAGCCACGTAGAGTAGCGGCAGTTAGTGTAGCCCATCGAGTTGCTCAAGAACAAGCAGTTGGAATAGGCAAGCTTGTTGGCTACTGTGTACGTTTTGAAGATGTAACTAGTTCACAAaccagaattaaatttttaactgatgGTATGATGGTTCGAGAAGCAATGACTGATGAAGATCTATCAGACTACTCAGTTATCATTCTTGATGAAGTACATGAAAGATCTGTTTCAACGGATGTACTTCTTGGGGTCGCCAGACGAGCACAGAATATTCGAAAACATAAAGGCTTACCTCCTttgaaacttataattatGTCTGCAACGATGGAcgttgataaatttgaaaaatattataaagctCCAGTAATTTATCTTGAAGGCCGTCAGTACCCCATAAAAATGTTTCATGCGATTAAATCTCAGGATGAGTATGCATTTTCGGCATTAGTTACAGCGTTCCAAATTCATCGTGAAGCACCAgcaaa tgaagatattttaatatttttaactggTCAAGAGGAAATAGAAGCAGCTGTAGTTGCAGCAAGACAAGTTGCAAAAGAATTAAACGGTAAAGGATACCCCAACCTTAAAGTATTTCCACTTTATTCGGCACTTCCGACTAATCAACAATTAGAAGCATTCAAGAGTTCAGTAATCGGAACGCGAAAATTAGTTTTATCGACCAACGTCGCTGAAACTTCAGTCACCATATCag GTATTCGACATATTATTGATACGGGTGTGGTAAAAATTAGGACACATCACCCAACAACAGGATTAGATATacttaaaatagaaaaagtttCTAAAGCACAAGCATGGCAGCGTACAGGACGAGCAGGGCGTGAATGTGCTGGAAAGTGTTACCGAACTTATACAAAAGAAGAATTTGCAGAAATGCGAGAAATGCCTATACCGGAAATTCAGAGATGTTCATTAGTTGGAGTTGCTTTACAACTATTGGCGATTGGAATTGATATTACAACGTTCGATTTCATGGATAAACCGCCAAAAGAGGCAATTGATGTCGCCATATCTTGTTTAGAAAAACTTGGAGCTGTTAAAG GTTATCCACCACATTTAACAACACTTGGAAGAACAATGTCTCTTTTTCCATTAGATCCGCGTTTTACTAAAGTACTTCTTGCATCAGTTGAACATCAATGTCTTGATGAAGCACTTACTGTAATCGCTCTTCTTTCTGGTGAATCTGTATTCACAGAACCTCCAGCAAAGCGTGATCAGGCTTTAGCTGCTCGTTTAAA gttTGCTTCTCCTGAGGGTGATCATATAACAATGCTcaatgttttcaaaaattacaccaatgaagtaaagaaaaaagtttggTGTCAAGATAATTACTTACATCATCGAAATTTAGAATATGCTATTGAAATAAGAGCACAATTATCTCGACTGACAGAAAGAGCAAATTTAGAAAAGTCAACTTGTGGATCTAATACTGAACTTTTAAGAAAAGCTCTCTTAGATGgtcttaatgaaaatttagcagagtTACAAAGAGATAATACTTATGTCACC ctGGCTACAAGACAACCAGTTACAATACATCCTTCATCAACTCTTTATACATCGAAACCTCCTCTAGTTTTATTCACAGAAGTTGTAGCAACGGGAAAATGTTATATTCGTAATCTGTCTATAATAGAGTCGTCTTGGCTTAACGCTAAAGTCGTGAGTGATAAATAA